One region of Permianibacter fluminis genomic DNA includes:
- the neuB gene encoding N-acetylneuraminate synthase — protein sequence MSAFIIAEAGVNHNGSIQLALELIEAAAEAGADAVKFQSFSAEKLVRAGAEKADYQKAATGDGDQLQMLKKLELSVEQHHLMASHCKQVGIEFMSTPFDPEAAEMLLSLGMRRIKIPSGEITNHPFLRFLAAKNCPLIMSTGMATLAEVQEAVTVIANERERIGNAAPLQSFLNVLHCTSNYPASDSDVNLRAMITMRDVLGVPVGYSDHTLGVAVPTAAVALGATVIEKHFTLDKSLSGPDHKASLDPNELAIMVNQIRSVERALGSAVKGPADAELPIRALVRRSVTTIRPLVSGQIIAPEDLALLRPGTGIAPKDYEAVLGRRAARDIAEGTTLQWGDIGG from the coding sequence ATGAGCGCGTTTATCATTGCTGAGGCTGGGGTGAATCACAATGGCTCGATTCAGTTGGCTTTGGAGTTGATTGAGGCAGCAGCTGAGGCTGGTGCAGATGCTGTCAAGTTTCAGTCCTTTAGTGCAGAAAAATTAGTGAGAGCCGGCGCAGAAAAGGCGGATTATCAGAAGGCTGCAACGGGTGATGGTGACCAACTGCAGATGTTGAAAAAGTTGGAGCTTTCGGTAGAGCAGCATCATTTGATGGCTTCACACTGCAAGCAAGTTGGCATTGAATTCATGTCGACCCCGTTTGATCCTGAGGCGGCGGAAATGCTGCTATCACTTGGGATGCGGCGTATCAAGATCCCCTCTGGAGAGATTACCAATCATCCCTTCTTGCGGTTCCTGGCAGCAAAAAATTGCCCGCTTATAATGTCGACCGGCATGGCGACGTTGGCCGAAGTGCAGGAGGCCGTAACCGTTATTGCGAACGAGCGTGAGCGAATCGGCAATGCTGCTCCTCTTCAGTCATTCCTCAATGTCCTGCATTGCACGTCCAACTATCCTGCATCAGACAGTGATGTAAATCTTCGTGCGATGATTACCATGAGGGATGTGCTTGGCGTTCCTGTTGGATACTCGGATCACACCTTGGGGGTCGCTGTTCCTACCGCCGCGGTCGCGCTCGGGGCGACAGTTATCGAGAAGCATTTCACTCTGGACAAGTCGTTGTCTGGCCCTGACCATAAAGCCTCACTTGACCCCAATGAGCTGGCAATCATGGTCAATCAAATCAGGAGTGTCGAGCGGGCACTAGGGTCTGCTGTGAAAGGGCCGGCAGACGCGGAGTTGCCGATCAGGGCGTTGGTCAGGCGTAGTGTGACAACCATTCGTCCGCTTGTTTCAGGGCAGATCATCGCCCCGGAAGACCTCGCCTTGCTAAGGCCGGGCACCGGCATTGCTCCAAAGGATTATGAGGCGGTGCTGGGTAGGAGGGCTGCAAGGGACATTGCTGAAGGCACCACGTTGCAGTGGGGCGATATTGGTGGCTGA